Genomic segment of Aquarana catesbeiana isolate 2022-GZ linkage group LG02, ASM4218655v1, whole genome shotgun sequence:
cccccccgtagttttctgtagtaggtggagcctgttgagcccctcccacagctctgctctctctccttgttcagggtgactggtcttgtctccgcccctcctgtagtgggtggggcctgttgggcccctcccacagctctgctctctatgcttgttcagggtgactggtcttgtctccgcccctcctgtagtgggtggggcctgttgggcccctcccacagctctacgaTCTCCCCTtgttcagggtgactggtcttgtctcctccccctcctgtagttttctgtagtgggtggagcctgttgggcctctcccacagctctgctctctctccttatgcagggtgactggtcttgtctccgccccctcttctagttttctgtagtgggtggagcctgttggggcCTTCCCAACTTGGCTTTGGCAATGTACACCACAGTGATGATGTCAGTGctaattttacaaggtaatatctgggtttgtgaggacatttggtgcacacaaagtggatggatatcctttgtggctattgaggaatatatttatatGCAAGTTTTCTATGTAAGTTCCAAAAACAAAGGTACATTGATGAGACAGCACCTGGCTGCTCTAGGCCATGTGAGGTATTGCACCTCACTGTCCTCTCCTGTCTTTAGGTGTAAGCCTGGATTGTACTCGCTCAGTCCCTCTTGAAGGCTTCCCAAGATCCAGAAAAGATGCTGTCCTGGCCCCTCTTCTGAACAGTCTGTGCTGGCTTTTCTTGAGGGCCACAGCTAAGCCTAGCTGTGGCTAAGACTGGATGATGCCCTTAGGCTTCTTCCttctgctcggggggggggggggggatccccagGGATTGGTGaaaactccataaatattcaggctgtagCCTCTGCTCCCCCACCAACTAAGTTCTAGAACTATCCAGAGAGTCCCAGAAGATGTGGAAGGTAACTGCACAGCCTCCTAAACAAAAAATAACCCATGCTAATGCTGAGGAGTCAAACAAAATGTACCTGCACTAGCACCATTGAGGGTCCTACGCTTGGATTCCTACCTGAGACCACAGCACGGACGGTTCTACTCAGTCTCCCTTCCTGGATCTGACAGAAGTAGGCTACGTTTGGTGTCATTTCAATTGTCAGTACAGATTCCACCATTTGCCTCCCGTCTCCGAGATCTGTCACGTTTCTGGTGGCGTTGTGGGACAAGTCTACCTTCTGGAGATCATGCCAGCTGACCTTCAGGTTACGGAACACCCCGGAGCTCAGGCAGCGCAGATACTGATCCCCGTTTATGTAGGTGAAGATAACAGCCGGGTCCGTTACATTTAAACCTGAAAGAAAAATTGCGGATGAAATTGGAAACATTCCAGAAGTGAAACCGATCCTAAAAGAGATagattgtatttatatttaatgactGGAATTGATCAGAAGAGTCAGGGAAAGTCACTGCTACTTCTCCTGACAAGGTCCATCAGCTTCATCCTTACCAACATCATGGTCCCAGATCTCAGGACACTTAACCCCCTCCCCCTATGGTCCGCATTTTGTCTGCCTACTTTCTGGGTGAATGTGTCCAAATCACACTCATTTTATGGGTTGGTCCCTCCCAGACCCCACCTTCAAATATTTTAGGATTGCCCACCACATTGGGTCTCCAACTCCAACCCCGCCTTTAAATAAAGAGCCATTGAGGTACTCGGGGCTGTGAATGTGTGGCCCCTCAATGAATGTCTTATTAAGTTACCATCAACTACAGTAAGGTTGACGCTGGTGATCCCAGGACATGGTCCAGGACAAAGCATCAACCGGATGGAGAGGGCCAAGAGGTGGGACTGTCCCGGCACATCTGGGACCATTCTCATGTATGGAAATTAGGAGGAAAACATAAGATATTGGCAGTTATTTAAATTACTAGAAATTTCGTTACGAAACAAAATTTTCATTATTTGGAGGTTCGGATGTATCTGAActtccgaatcacaatagtaacaaatttcaacaaatccgAAAGAAATGATTACAAAACAAAACATCCGAACTCAAAAAGGGAATTTGAATATGAAAATTAATtcgaatttgaaatggaaacattttGCAATAAATACAGCAAAGTATAAAAGTCAAacaagatgatgattcctacttgggctgctttatagaatacagtagaaaataaaggagaagagaaaaaaaagaatacagCCATCTtcttaaatttgaatagaaaagaagagaaaagaaagaatatagccatcttccgaaattcacctttttcgaatagaatagaatagaataaactagaaagaatatagccgtcttccgaaatttgaattttgaatagaatagaataaaatagaaagaataaatcTGTCTCCTGAAGtgtgaatttcaaatagaatagagtaaaatagaaagaatatagctatcTTCCTAaaatcaaatagaaaagaataaaatagaaagaataaaactTCTCCTGGAATGTGAATTTCAAATAGCATAgagtaaaatagaaagaatatagttGCCTTCTGAAAatctaatttcaaatagaatagaaaaaaatagaaagaacatAGCCGTCTTCCGAAATTTGAGTagcatagaataaaatagaaagaatatagctgtctcCTGAAAtgagaatttcaaatagaataaaatagaaagaatatagccgtcttccaaaattaaaattttgaatagaatagaataaaatataatatagctgtcttcctaattatcaaatagaatagaataaaatagaaagaataaaactGTCACCTGAAatgtgaatttcaaatagaatagtgTAAAATAGAACATAGccgtcttctgaaatttgaatagaatgaaatagaaagaatatagctgtcttcctaaaatcgaatagaatagaataaaatagcaaGAATAAAGCAGTCTCCTGAAatgtgaatttcaaatagaatagaataaaatagaaagaacatAGCCGttttccaaaatttgaatagaatagaataaaacagaaagaatatagctgtcttccagggatggactggccatcgggactaccgggagtttcccggtggaccGATGGCTCAGTCGGCCGGTTTCAGTAGCCTCCTATTGCCTgtcggcgatctacccgtcaatcgctgacagctggcgcctgacgggtagatcgagatttagtccagtatgcagagtagcgcaggaagcgcctgtctgtagtaagttctctctcatgtcacacagcgctgctcgctccccggcggcccctcctctcttctcgtgtatcccagatgatgtcacaagccaatggggatagattagaagagaggaggggccgccggggagcgagcagcgctgtgtgacatgagagagaacttactacagacagacgcttcctgcaTGCTGGCCAGGCTAGTAAACAATCCCAtattgtgccccataatgtgccatgtgccctgatgatgtgtcctgatgtgccctgatgtgccccatgccctgatgtgctatgtgccctgatgtgccccatgccctgatgtgctatgtgccctgatgtgctatatgccctgatgtgccccatgccctgatgtgctatgtgccctgatgtgctatgtgccctgatgtgccccaatgtgtcctgatgtgctatgtgccctgatgtgccccgtgcgctgatctgctatgtgccctgatgtgccccgtgccctgatgtgctatgtgccctgatgtgccccgtgccctgatgtgctatgtgccctgatgtgccccgtgccctgatgtgctatgtgccctgatgtgccctgtgccctgatgtgctatgtgccctgatgtgccccgtgcgctgatctgctatgtgccctgatgtgccccatgccctgatgtgccccgttccctgatgtgctatgtgccctgttgtgccccaatgtgccctgatgtgctatgtgccctgttgTGCCCCAAtggccctgatgtgctatgtgccccgtgccctgatgtgctatgtgccctgatgtgccccgttccctgatgtgctatgtgccctgatgtgccccgtgtcctgatgtgccccgtttcctgatgtgctatgtgccctgatgtgccccgttccctgatgtgctatgtgccctgatgtgccccgtgtcctgatgtgccccgttccctgatgtgctatgtgccccaatgtgccctaatgtgctatgtgccctaatgtgccccgtgccctgatgtgctatgtgccctgatgtgctatgtgccctgatgtgccccgtgccctgatgtgccccgtgccctgatgtgccctgatgtgccctgatgtgccctgatgtgccccgtgccctgatgtgctatgtgccctgatgtgccccatcccctgatgtgctatgtgccctgatgtgccccgatgtgccctgatgtgctatgtcctgatgtgctataccctgatgtgctgtgccctgtacactgatgtactgtgccctgacgtgccctgatgtgctgtaccatgatgtgctgtgcactgtaccctgatgtgttgtaccctaatgtgccctgtacgctgatgtgctgtgctctgtaccctgatgtcatgtaccctgatgtcctgtaccctgatgtgccctgtgccctgatgtgccttgtgccctgatgtgctgtgccctgatgtgccttgtgccctgatgcgctgtgccctgatgtgccttgtgccctgatgcgctgtgccctgtaccctgatgtgctgtaccctgatgtgctgggctctgtaccgtgccctgatgtgttgtgcccagggccggtctggatgaagtccagggccacatttttgtcccagtccagccctgctgtctTCCTaacattgaatagaaaataattaataaaactgtcttctgaaatgtgaatttcgaatagaatagaataacatagaaagaatatagccatcttccgcaatccaaattttgaatagaatacaatagaaagcaTCTGCCCATCTTCCAACATTGGAATGTAGAAttgtatagaatagaaaaaattagaaagaATTTAAACTGTCTTTCAAAATTctaatttagaatagaatagaataaaatagatagccgtcttccgaaattcaaaaTTTGAATCAATTGGAAAATAACGAATAAGACGAAACAAAATGATTAACTTAAGGAAGAAATCAGAAATGAAAGAGAAGAAATGAGTCTCTGAACCCCATGCATTGTGTGTCCTCACCACTGATGTCCAGGGTCACCGTCAGATCTCCGTCATCCTTCTCATGGGCGGCCTTGCAGACATAAGTCCCCTCATCCTGGAAGGTCACCTCCCTCAGCGTCAGGTTCAGGTTCCCCAGCGAGAAGTTCCTGGAGAGTTCGGCGCGCCCTTTGAACTGCGGATCCTGGTCACCGAGGAGGTCTTTGCCACCCATGAACTTGTACACCAGCAATTTCCTTCCATCGGATCCCATTTTTTCCCAAACCACGGTCAGGCCCTCCGGTCCTTGTACAAAGGGGAACGAGCAGGGCAGCTGGACAGAGCCGTACAGGTAGGTGGACACTGGGAGGGGGACAGAAATACATTGTGAGAAGATTTGAGGTTTAGATATACCTGGACCTGTCTGTATGAAGAAGTTCCCGATGTATCCCCAT
This window contains:
- the LOC141130152 gene encoding butyrophilin-like protein 3, with the translated sequence MGFLVMLLWVGCTIIQSVGAPVSTYLYGSVQLPCSFPFVQGPEGLTVVWEKMGSDGRKLLVYKFMGGKDLLGDQDPQFKGRAELSRNFSLGNLNLTLREVTFQDEGTYVCKAAHEKDDGDLTVTLDISGLNVTDPAVIFTYINGDQYLRCLSSGVFRNLKVSWHDLQKVDLSHNATRNVTDLGDGRQMVESVLTIEMTPNVAYFCQIQEGRLSRTVRAVVSDGNTPIFLETSSSSATWITVWKITPVLLTCISIMICIV